In the Struthio camelus isolate bStrCam1 chromosome 16, bStrCam1.hap1, whole genome shotgun sequence genome, CTGGTGCATGCAGTCAAATTCCAGACGCGCTGTGAGTTACCTCCTTGCTGACCACCAGGTTGCACATACACTCCGTGGCTGCCTGTCGAAGCTGGTCATGATTCTCAAACATGTAGTTTTCGATGTCGGGCAAGGCCCTCTCTTTGACTATCTTCATCCTGTGTTGAAGAGGAGTCAAAATACAGTCCAGGACGTGCAATAACTGACATAAAATATTAAGTGCAGACAGAGGGGAGACAAGGGAGGCCTTAAAACAAGTTGTGCCCATGGCACTGGAACTCATGGCATGTGGTTCATTCCTTGTCTAATACAGACTGAGTTCATGTATTTTCTTCTACTTGAGGAAAATGTGTCACCCTCCTCTTCCAGGCTATTTTTTGACACTTTTAGTTCTGCAGCCTTTATAAGCTCTGCCAAAGGTAGCTCAAATTGACCAGTCCTCATAGTCCTATGAGAAAATGGTTGAATCCAGTTCAGCAGAGCTGAAAGGGAAACTAATGAAGCCACCTGCCAAGGAAGGTTGTGATGTATGAGATTTGCTCTGCCAGAGTAAATACAGATACTCTGTCATTGCTGTTCTTCCAAGTAAAATGAACATGCAAAGGGTGAGAACAGAACCAGTGTGGTGAACACCCAATGAATCCAGCATGGATGGATATCTTTGGGGATTGCATGAATCAAGGGTGTAAAAATTCTATCAAGTTATAGCCACATAGCTTGAAAGGGCTGGCAAGGACATTATCCACAGGTGCTCCACCTATCCCAATGCATGGAGGACTAATCATGAAATTTCAAGATCAAATTAAGATGACTGAAGTCCAACAGCAGTGGTCCTGCCCTCCTCTTCTGTAGCACTAGCTTTGTGCAGTCCTGTGGACTTTTAGATCAATAAACTGACTTGATGGGAAAGTAacccaaggaaaacaaaaatcagtattttgctgGTCAGTTTTCAGGCTGGGTAACCACATGAATGTTAGTGCTGACACTGGAAGCAGAGAAATGCACAgccagggcaaagcaagaggggAGAAATATAGGTTAAAAATGACCAATTTTGTAAAATTTGTATTAAACACatgatttataaaaatataaagttgttttaaaaactaatcccacacacacactctgaaAAGAGGTTAAGGGTATTGGTGCGTGTAAAACGAATATTTtcatgggggggaaaaagcctCAAATTGCTCTATAACAGACCAAGTTGCAGCAGGGCTTTTGACAGCTCTACACTGACAGCCCAGAAACAGATCCGATATATTCATTCACAGCTTTTCTAGAACACTTCAATCCTGATAAAGTATCTGGAAAAGGAAGACAGTCAAAAAGCAGTTGAACTCACCTAAGTTTATCACTTCTTCCTGAAAAGTTAGTGAGACCTAACAGAGCCTCATAATTCTGGAGGCCATCCCTCTCCGTGTTCAGCAGGCTCACAAGGGGCCTCACCACCTCGTACACCTAAGAATAGAAGTGACATCACTGCTtttccagctcccagctcctggtGATTTCTGTTTGCTAAAGGAATTGCCGAGAAGATTGTTTTAACTTACCCTCTCCCCTGGGAACGCCATGTCTGGATTGGAGATGGCAGCAATTTTTGCCAGAGCATGAGAAGCCTTTATCTTGCCTACATCTGTGCCTTCCACAGCCAGAGGTATCAGGGCCTGGTGACCAGAGTAAAGCATGAGATACCTCCGAGAAGATATACAGGATGGCCTTGATATACTAAAACGAGTAACAAATATCCTAAAGGTTTGTGTCGGTTGGAGGAGAAACACCTCTGGACTGTAGTCCACAAAGATGTCTTGCTTTTGTTCTCAAATAGGCACCACAGCAGAGCTTGTAGCTCAAACAGCTGCTTCAAAATTGCTTCCTCTTTGGCTTGCAAAGATAAGACTGAAGTATCAGTCCTGACACAGGGGCTACTAAGACGGCTCTTGCTTTTCTGCCCCCTTTCCTCACTATAGCCACACTGCAGGCTTCCAGACACTAACTGCGCATCAGAATGGGCTACAAACATAACAGTAATCACCTTTCCACCACCTTGAGCGACAATAGTCCCACGGTCCTTGGGGTCTTCACACAAGGCAAGGAACACTCTGTAAAAGCACAGTATCACTTAGTGAAACAGCCATGCTGGAAGGCAGTGACTCACGTTCTTCACAGGAGGAGGGTAAGACCATGCAAGGAAGCTAGACCCAGCAGGTAAACTCCAGATGTTTAACCTAGTGCCCAGGGCACTCTAGCAAGAAGCATCAAATGGCAGAGTGAAAAGTTTTCAGGTCCATGAGATTGCATTTTGAATTTCTAGTCCTCCAAACACAACCTAACAAGACAGCCTTGCAAGCCAGCTGCAAGATCAGCATGCAGATTTTCATGAAGTTACTCAGgaacaccttttttaaaaatctttcttctacCTCTCTTTCAACCCACCCCCATGGGCAGAATGCACCACTACAGGAACCAGCCCAGGCACGGCACCCATCTCAGAGGCACAAAGGCTGGCCAACGCTCCCAGCCCACGACAGCAACGAAGGCACCTGGCTATGAGCTCCTTGCTCTGGTCCGTCAGTATAGCGCTGTCCGCCTTCACCATGCAGGCCAAGGCAGAGACTACTCCAGCTTTCAGCAATCTCTTCACCCGTTTCACAACAAAATCCTTCTTGTCCTGAGGGGGACATTGGGAAGGGATTAGCCCCTTAGCAGCTACCATCTCACTGTCCACAGTCAAGCCTGGTTGGATAGCAAAACAATTTCAGCCTAGCAGGCTGGGAGCCAGGAGAGCTGCGGTCTGTGACAGGGTGATACACCAAAGAAAGTGCTCAGATTTGAGcatctcctcccagctccctggCTGTATTCCACCTACCTTGGGATGCTCCTCAGGCACGTGTTGCTTAGAGAATTTTGCCAGTTGCACCAGCTCTGGGACCAGTTCCTTGGTATCATAGCTGTTGGTACAGTTCACCAGCGCAGAAGCCACAGAATACAGGATAGTCTTGTCACTTGCCTGCACAGAAAAATACAGTCATAGAGGCATGAGAGGATGAAGAGGACATGGCAGGGGAACAGGTCCCCTTGTTGTGCAGACCACCATGGTGGCCGTCCTTAGCTGAAGGCTTATTCCCAGCTTTGTACCCAGGTACTATACCAGGGGCTTGGAAAACAGAAGTTTTTATGGACAAAAAGGATGTGGTTTCATCAGATGCTGTCAACATCTTGACGCTTTTGGTTTTCATGAAAGAACACCTCTTAAAGTTGTTGAAATAAAGGTAAGGGCAACCTTCCTCAGCCTGAGGAGAATACCAGGATGATATCAAGCTTGAGGTGTCTCAGTGTTACAGACAAAACTGAAGTCTTGCTAACCCAGAGGTGAGGGGTTGGGATCACAACTCCTCCTGCCTGGGGAGATGTGGTGTTGGATGCAGAGCTGGGAGAACTTGATGCTACCAGAGGAGTGAGAGAATGAGGTAAGAGGGTAGGACCTTGGCTAATTCAAACATAGCTTGCAGGGCTGGCTCATCTTCAACAAAGTCATCTTTCACATCTGCATCAAGGGTTAGATATGCCAGCCCTTCCACAGCCCACTTCCTGGTGCGAGTATCAATGCTGGTGTTGCACAGCCATCTGGAACAGAGAGACAAGAAACATCTATATTCCTGTTTCAAGAGCCAGGAGTGATTTCCTCTGGgacaaggggaaggaaaaacagagacGCCAAGAACCGTTTCAGGCCCAAATCATTCAGATTCTACTGTGGCTCGTTAAAGACCTTAGGTGCTTCCTCTGCGACAGGACATGCACCCACAGCCCTCTTGATGGATTTAAAGGCTGCAGGGGAAAGTGGACCAGGACAGCTACTCAGTACTGCTTTGCCTTCCCCATCACAGCAAACAGGTGATACTCTGCTATCCAGTGCTAATAGTAAGTCACCCATTCAGTCACATCCTAACTTCCTGCAACCCCTTTGATAAGTCCACTGCATAAATTCACCCTTAAGAGGCACTTGTGCATATTATAGAAAGCACTTCATCAGGCTGTACTATTTTGGCAAAGAGGGAGGGATCATCTCTGGTGTCCTTCTTGGGAAGCGAGTGAGGTATAACACTCATCTGGATCTTGAGTAGCAACGAGGCAGGAAGAACGTGTGGCTGAATGAAGCATAGAAGAGCTCCAAGTCCCAGTACAACTGCTTTGTGGGCATTACCAGCTGTCAGGCAATGATACCAATGAAGGCAACGTGGGGTCAGGATCTTTCAGGAAAGAGCATATTGTATTTTGCAAAGAATggaataacagaagaaaaaaaaaaagtgaaatcactCACTTTCGACACTGCTTAGCTAGCTTTTCAGTGGACCCCTCAGCAAATTGCCGTAGCCCATAATCAGTGCCTCCTGCTGAGCCCAGTTTGCAGAGAccctgaggaggaagagaacaTTCTGGCTAGAAAAAGCTCATTAATCCCATAGCATGGCTGCTCAAAGACAGCCTAATCCCACATCTAAAGGTTGAAGTCAGGTCTAACCTTAAAGAGGAAGAACAACCATCCTAATACATGGTAGATTTATCAGCTTGTAGCACAGCAAAGTTCAGATTTTTGTGCTCTTATTAGATGTCTCTAATTGAAGGCAAAACAAGTTAATCTTCCAGGTTACCCATATGCCCTATTCTCTTGGTctgccctctcccctctccttggGGAAAGAAGCACCATAAACCATTCCCAACTAAGGGTGAGAGACCCTGACATGCTCCCAAGACCTCTTCCCTCTCCAAGTCCTGGGATAAGGTggtgagcactggcaggcagtaAAAAGGCAGGGAGCTGACATCCTTACCACTAGGGCTCGAATTTTGATCTTCTCATTCTTGGTCTTCTTGTAGATCTCCTTCAGAAGCGTCACCCCATTGGAGATGATGAAGGTGGCCCGACTCAGTTTGGTGGAGGCATGGATGAGGGCTTCCACAGCCACCAGCTGGTCAATCTCCCTCTCAGACCCACACAAGGCAACCATCATCTCCATGACTCCCTTCATGCCTAGCAGCTTGTTGCCCAAGTCAAAGGGCCCTTGCAGTACTCCAGACACTATCTGGATGGCATGGAGTGTCTTATCCATGTTCTGAGGGTCGATTTTGCTCCTACATAGGATAGACGGAGTCAGTAGGTGATTCACAGTGGTTGCTTACTGTTCTCATTGCCCTGTGTGGTGAAGGGGACATCCTCCGTCAGATTGGAGGCAATGTGCAAACTCAATCAGTTGCTACCACTTCCCACGGGAGAGCTGAAGCATGGGTGAAAGGTGGGATGAGGTTCAGAAGGATGTTCATTTTGCCAGAGGGATCCCCTCTGCTGAGctcaagcagcagaagcagggaTTTAGAGGGCAGTTTGTCTCAAGAGGATAACAGTTGTTTCTCTGCTGAACTGAACTCCACTGGTGAAAGATATTTGGGCATTTGGGACACAGCTGCAAATTCATGCAGAGGTTGCAATCCAGCAGATAGGAGTACAACATGAAGGTTTGGACATGGTTTCTATTCTCAGCTGTAGGATCCTATAGGATCATAGGCAAATCACAATCTCCCAGGGCCTCAGTTAGGCATCTAAAAGGATTGGAAGTGCCTCATCTCTTTAAGACCTCCTACTCATCCACCTCCGGGCCAGCTCAGCTGCAGTAAACTAGCCCTAACTCACTTGATGTACTCTTCGCAGATCACCCGGTAATTGTCACGCTCCGGATCACAACGCAGGTCATCATAGAGTTTATTTAGGAGGACGGACGCAGTCAGCTGGGTATTCTCTGTTAACGGCAAGCAGTCAGGCATCTCAGGAATCTGGCCCACCACCTTCAGTATCTTTTTTAAGCCTGGAAACATAATGCAGTAATAGGGCTTTTAGAGGGGTGAGGGTCTGTACAGAATTCAAGCTACTATTTGTGGTTTCTTGCAGTGAAATATCCAGCTTGGGCAATTTTCAATTGCTCTACAGCCTGGTCACATAAGCCTTAGACAAAGAGATTCTCAGATGTTTACTGGGAAGGAGCTTCTGCTTCTGAGGTTACAGGCTTGCAGCATCAAGGGCTTATTCAGCTCTCAGAACAAAATAAGGAAACCCGTGCTTTTGGCCCCCAGCTGGATCAGTCATTATTGTAATGAAGCATTACACCTACTGACCTCCAAGATTGGAAGGGAAAAGTCAATGACTTCCAAGCAATTCTGGATGTCTTAACCCTTCTTTCATTACAAGCATTATTAAATAACTTTTACCAAAATGGTAACACATGCACTGGAATTAATATaaaacacacaccccacacaaaTCCCTTGTCTCCCTCCAGTTTCGAAATGACCCGTTTAAGAAACTAGGTCTGCAGGTTTTCGTCTATCCTACCCAAACTGAACAATCCATCCAAGTCAAAGCCTCCAAACATTAGCAAGCACATTAAAATAAACCAGCTGGAGAAGCTCTTTGAAGCTAATCCATTAGACACAAAAATTCTTGTCCTTATACACAGGTTTTGTTCTCTTAATTTTAGAACCATTTCCAGCTACTATGTCTCTTTACTCCAGGCTAGCATCcaccaatgaaaaaaaaaaaaaaaagaggaacggTTTTGTAGGTATTCAGGTAAGATTACATGGCTCCATGTCTCCCAAACCAGTGTAAGGATAGAGGGGAAGGACTTACCATTGTCGATGACAAAGGTGGTCCTACTGTTGTCATGGTCCTTCAGATCCTTCCTCGGTATATTCTTGTTGAGGAGGTTGAGAGCTCTGTCCCGTCCTTGCCCTGATACTTTCTTACTCACCAACATATCCAGCAAATGCATTGTGATCATCCTCAAATCTTTTTTAGTATCTACACAGAAGCGAGGCAGTAGCAGCCAGTTAGAAGTCTCCCCTGAAAGCTAGGGAACCCAGTGAAAACCATTCAAAGCCATTGCATGACTAGAACGTATGTATTTAAATTAACACAGTGAGGATGACAACTGTGTGCATGTTATGGTTGTGGACAGCTGAAAGGTGGAGCAGCTGAGGAAGGAGTTGGCACCTATGCTTGCAAGCCCATTATCTGGTTTTCAGTGCACTCCTGAGAAAATCTGTTCCTTCGCAGCTGCCTACGCAgcactcccagggctgcagcctcagTGAGTGCTGCACCATCATGGCTAGAGACTGTAGCGAATTCCTCAGAGGAGGAGGAATAGCAGAGACATGCCAGACGcagagccctgctctcctcactctTCATCCAGCGAGACTGAGTGACTGCTCCGTCATGCACCATTACCTAGTACCATGGCCTCCTCCTTGCCGTGAtgctcctctttcccctctcccagcaAGCAATCAATGATGCTCTGCAAGAGGTTACAAACAGCCAGGGAGATTTCTTCGTTGTCTACCGACATCCACATACAAATGCTGTCAACACCCAGGTAATGGAGAATTGCAGTTGCCTGGCgccagaaaggagaaagcagagcagcCCTTAGCGAGAGGCATAAGCCGTCCCTTCCTGTACGCTTTAGAAAAGTCAAGCCTGGCTTGCACAAAGAAAGTATTTGCCCGTGCGAATCCCAAGTCTGTACAGGGCACAGTTTTGCTTATCAGCCTTATTTTCATTGATAGTAAAACAACTCCTAAAATCCAGAGCTGACAGCTATAATGCGCTATTTCAGCCAGGATGTTGAGATGAGCATGGTCAGATTTTGAAGAGGCCTTTGCCAAAGGGCTGTTAACAGCAAAAAGCCTGTTTAGAGCAAGAACCCCATCCTCCTTGCAGCAAACCCAGTGTCATCATGCAGTGCATCCCTGTGCATGGTGACACATCAGTGAGTTGGGGAGGCACGTTTGGAAATGCACTGACCTACAGGGCTTTGCAGCACAGCCTTTGGCATGTGATAACACCCAGtgcttcagaaaaagagagaaaatgggtCCTTACTGCACTGAATTTCTATCTGGAGGATTTGCTTATCTTTTATTTTGTCCCAGGTCTCCCCtatttctcctttgcacagtCACACCAATATGTGTATTCATTTGCACTTCTCTATCTCCTGCTTCTAACCATATGATAGAGACGGGGCTTTCTATGAGCCGTTTTATACTACGTAAACTGTCTTAGTCTGGAGCAAGATAAAAGCTGGTCCAGGGAGCACCATGACTTGGGACCCTTTCTAGCaatctttgctttcttccagatcCTCCCTGTTTTTCTTCATCTAAGGAAGGTCTTGGACAAAACTTTCCAGAGGTCTGCAGAGACTGTGTTACTTGTTGCTTCTCTGCAACCTGCGATGAGGAACTTGGGTTTGACCCAGCCTTGCTGACCACCACTCATCTGGTAGAGACTGATTATAAGCCTTGTTTCACAAGTGCACATGTAAGGCACCATAGGGAACACGTACAGCTCTGACCCTGGAGATCAAGAGCACAGTCACAGGGCCCATTTCTGTAGTTTGTTAACCCACTTGcttatttgcattttctctgcCCAGAATTCTAATTTCCATTTGTAGACTTTCATTGTTTCCTGCAAGAATcggaggaaaacaaagaaagccTCGCTACACACGAACACATTGTGAACTGTTGCGATTTTCCACTCCCCTCGGTTGCATGGAAATAGTGAAATTCCTAAGAGGGCCCTGTTGCTTACCCGAGCCTTATGTCCTGTGCACATGCCAGAAAGTGTCCTCACAGCTGCCAGGATCAACTCAGCATTTTTGGTTTCtatcagctgcagcagcaagttGACCCCATTGTTCTGGAATATCCTCTCTGCGCCAGCTTCCTCCCGCCCAAGGACTATGAGGTTGTTTGCAGCCTAGAGGAGGAGACAGCAACCAGGGGTTAGCGGCATAGCCCTGCCAGCAGCCTCTGAAATGCATCTGAGCAGCTCTAGGAAGTGCCGgttgcaggaggagctgtgaaagTTCAGGACATGGTTATGAAGCATGATCATCTCCTCCTGAAACGGCTTCAGGAACACTATAGAAAATGGACAGCAGGTTAAGAACTGTTTGCAAAATATCTGCTCTCTTTTGCCTCCCCTCCATCCTTGATCACTTCTAGGAATAAATAAGAAGTGGCCCTGCCAGTCAGATATGGGGATGTCCCAGTGGGAGCTGCGGGGTGGCCATCATCTGACAACTTCAGTGGACAAGCTCTGACCCTGGCAGACAGTTTCTCCAGGAGCGTCTGGAGACTGATTTTGCTCCTCTTGGAGAGGAAATGGGGAGGGTGGCAGAGATGTGCCTGAGCAGCCCCGTTCCAGAAAGGAAACTTAGTTTGAGCCCAGTGTCTCTATTTTGGGAGGTTGGTCAGCTTCCCTCAGCACAAGGGTGATGCCTGTCTCTGAGTTCGGTTCACCCCCTTGCTCCTTGCCTCATCCTCCAtctggggaaggcagggaagggaaCGCAGCCTGCTACTCTACAGTTTGCCTCTGGCATCAAACAGTAATTGTGTCAAGTCTGGGGCAGTTCTCACCTTTTCAcgcttttctttctcactgttcTCGTCCAGCAGAATTTCAAACATCTTCTGCACCCGCATGTCCGTGGAGAACTGAATGCGCAGCTGTACCAACACAGGAGAGTGCACAGGAAATTGGAGAGGCAGAAAATCTAGGGAGAACCTTCCTTCAGGGAAACCACAGGCCTCAAAACTGCAGGCAATTGAAGCTGCCTAACAAAACAGGCTTCACCTCTGAGGAAGTAATATC is a window encoding:
- the UNC45B gene encoding protein unc-45 homolog B isoform X2 codes for the protein MEDPIQLKEEGNKYFQASDYEKAIQSYTQAIKLNKDKALQAVLYRNRAACFLKKEEYVKAASDASRAIDINASDIKALFRRSQALEKLGKLDQAFKDAQKCATMEPRNKNFQETLRRLGADIQEKLRIQFSTDMRVQKMFEILLDENSEKEKREKAANNLIVLGREEAGAERIFQNNGVNLLLQLIETKNAELILAAVRTLSGMCTGHKARATAILHYLGVDSICMWMSVDNEEISLAVCNLLQSIIDCLLGEGKEEHHGKEEAMVLDTKKDLRMITMHLLDMLVSKKVSGQGRDRALNLLNKNIPRKDLKDHDNSRTTFVIDNGLKKILKVVGQIPEMPDCLPLTENTQLTASVLLNKLYDDLRCDPERDNYRVICEEYIKSKIDPQNMDKTLHAIQIVSGVLQGPFDLGNKLLGMKGVMEMMVALCGSEREIDQLVAVEALIHASTKLSRATFIISNGVTLLKEIYKKTKNEKIKIRALVGLCKLGSAGGTDYGLRQFAEGSTEKLAKQCRKWLCNTSIDTRTRKWAVEGLAYLTLDADVKDDFVEDEPALQAMFELAKASDKTILYSVASALVNCTNSYDTKELVPELVQLAKFSKQHVPEEHPKDKKDFVVKRVKRLLKAGVVSALACMVKADSAILTDQSKELIARVFLALCEDPKDRGTIVAQGGGKALIPLAVEGTDVGKIKASHALAKIAAISNPDMAFPGERVYEVVRPLVSLLNTERDGLQNYEALLGLTNFSGRSDKLRMKIVKERALPDIENYMFENHDQLRQAATECMCNLVVSKEVQERFVADGNDRLKLVVLLCGEDDEKVQIAAAGALAVLTAAQKKLCSKMTEVTNQWLEILQRLCLHDNMEVQHRGLVIAFNLMSADKDLAKKLVETELLEILTFISKQGDDPKKQHVINVARDCLTRCMDYGLIKPLSQA
- the UNC45B gene encoding protein unc-45 homolog B isoform X1, whose amino-acid sequence is MRGGSGFFRPPRGGVSAGPVDPSLRCSALRRTLLFLHPLPGAAPQMEDPIQLKEEGNKYFQASDYEKAIQSYTQAIKLNKDKALQAVLYRNRAACFLKKEEYVKAASDASRAIDINASDIKALFRRSQALEKLGKLDQAFKDAQKCATMEPRNKNFQETLRRLGADIQEKLRIQFSTDMRVQKMFEILLDENSEKEKREKAANNLIVLGREEAGAERIFQNNGVNLLLQLIETKNAELILAAVRTLSGMCTGHKARATAILHYLGVDSICMWMSVDNEEISLAVCNLLQSIIDCLLGEGKEEHHGKEEAMVLDTKKDLRMITMHLLDMLVSKKVSGQGRDRALNLLNKNIPRKDLKDHDNSRTTFVIDNGLKKILKVVGQIPEMPDCLPLTENTQLTASVLLNKLYDDLRCDPERDNYRVICEEYIKSKIDPQNMDKTLHAIQIVSGVLQGPFDLGNKLLGMKGVMEMMVALCGSEREIDQLVAVEALIHASTKLSRATFIISNGVTLLKEIYKKTKNEKIKIRALVGLCKLGSAGGTDYGLRQFAEGSTEKLAKQCRKWLCNTSIDTRTRKWAVEGLAYLTLDADVKDDFVEDEPALQAMFELAKASDKTILYSVASALVNCTNSYDTKELVPELVQLAKFSKQHVPEEHPKDKKDFVVKRVKRLLKAGVVSALACMVKADSAILTDQSKELIARVFLALCEDPKDRGTIVAQGGGKALIPLAVEGTDVGKIKASHALAKIAAISNPDMAFPGERVYEVVRPLVSLLNTERDGLQNYEALLGLTNFSGRSDKLRMKIVKERALPDIENYMFENHDQLRQAATECMCNLVVSKEVQERFVADGNDRLKLVVLLCGEDDEKVQIAAAGALAVLTAAQKKLCSKMTEVTNQWLEILQRLCLHDNMEVQHRGLVIAFNLMSADKDLAKKLVETELLEILTFISKQGDDPKKQHVINVARDCLTRCMDYGLIKPLSQA
- the UNC45B gene encoding protein unc-45 homolog B isoform X3, whose translation is MEPRNKNFQETLRRLGADIQEKLRIQFSTDMRVQKMFEILLDENSEKEKREKAANNLIVLGREEAGAERIFQNNGVNLLLQLIETKNAELILAAVRTLSGMCTGHKARATAILHYLGVDSICMWMSVDNEEISLAVCNLLQSIIDCLLGEGKEEHHGKEEAMVLDTKKDLRMITMHLLDMLVSKKVSGQGRDRALNLLNKNIPRKDLKDHDNSRTTFVIDNGLKKILKVVGQIPEMPDCLPLTENTQLTASVLLNKLYDDLRCDPERDNYRVICEEYIKSKIDPQNMDKTLHAIQIVSGVLQGPFDLGNKLLGMKGVMEMMVALCGSEREIDQLVAVEALIHASTKLSRATFIISNGVTLLKEIYKKTKNEKIKIRALVGLCKLGSAGGTDYGLRQFAEGSTEKLAKQCRKWLCNTSIDTRTRKWAVEGLAYLTLDADVKDDFVEDEPALQAMFELAKASDKTILYSVASALVNCTNSYDTKELVPELVQLAKFSKQHVPEEHPKDKKDFVVKRVKRLLKAGVVSALACMVKADSAILTDQSKELIARVFLALCEDPKDRGTIVAQGGGKALIPLAVEGTDVGKIKASHALAKIAAISNPDMAFPGERVYEVVRPLVSLLNTERDGLQNYEALLGLTNFSGRSDKLRMKIVKERALPDIENYMFENHDQLRQAATECMCNLVVSKEVQERFVADGNDRLKLVVLLCGEDDEKVQIAAAGALAVLTAAQKKLCSKMTEVTNQWLEILQRLCLHDNMEVQHRGLVIAFNLMSADKDLAKKLVETELLEILTFISKQGDDPKKQHVINVARDCLTRCMDYGLIKPLSQA